CGGATTGAACGCTTTGGTCAAAACCTATACCATCACTTCGACCGGTATTTCATCTCTGGATCAAAGTCAGGTTACCCTGACCCAGGAGTTCGAATGCGCACTGGTTCCACTTTTCCAGTTTGCCGTTTTTTACGGTAACGATCTGGAAATCGCCCCGGGACCGGACATGAGCCTTATCGGGCGTGTGCACTCCAACGGTAACCTCTGGCTTCAGGCCGGATCAAACCTGTATATGGACAGCTACGTCACCTGCTCCGGAAACCTGTTGCATGGCCGGAAAGGCGCTGGAGGTGTCGATAACGGTAGTGTTTATATCAAGGATACCGATGGCAATTATCAAAACATGAAAAACTCCGACGGTACTTTTCTGGAAGCGACCGACTCTGAATGGTACGATTCGGCTTCGGTTCGCTGGGATGGACGCGTTCAGGACGCGGCCTTCGGTCAGGGCCAGTTGAACCTGCCTTTGACCAATGCCGGCGACCCGCATAAGCTTATCGAGCGGGCTTCGGGTAACCCCGATTCCTATGAGAACTATGCCGACATTAAAATCATCGACGGCGCCGTGTTGGCCAAAGTCGGAACCGTCTGGCAGGATATCACTTCCGTGCTTCCGTCCGGAACCATCACCAGCAAAACTTTCTATGACGGTCGTGAAGGCAAAACCGTACATTCCACGGATGTCAATATGTCGCTTCTGGCCACTTCCTCATATTATCCGACCAATGGCGTTATCTATGCTTCCGATCAGCGCTCGGGAACATTTAACGCCATCCGGCTCACCAACGGGTCCGATGTCGGGACCGGGATGGCCATCGTCAGCGAAAACCCCATGTATGTCGCAGGCAATTTCAATACTGTCGACAAGCAGCCGGTTTCGCTGGCCGCCGATGCGGTAACCTTTTTATCCAATAGCTGGAATGATTCCAAATCAACTTATAGTAAAAGTTCTCGGGTCGCCTCACAGACTTCGGTTAATGCTTCAATCATGACCGGTAACACCAATTCCACCTCCACCAACTATAATGGCGGTCTGGAAAACCTGCCGCGATTCCTGGAAACTTGGTCCGGAGTCAAATTTTCGTGGCGCGGCTCGCTGGTTAATCTCTGGAATTCCGAACAGGCCACCGGGAACTGGGGTGGAACATACTACGACCCGCCTATTCGTGACTGGGCCTATGATACTGATCTGGATGATCCATCCAAACTGCCGCCCGAAACCCCCAAGGCTCGTATTTTCCAGAGAACCCGATGGCAGCAGTCTGAGGTTGGCTATGCCAGTGAATAAGCTGACCCAATAATGCATAATCCGCTGATTTTACCGGACATAAAAAACCCCGACACCGGTCGGGGTTTTATTTTTGGTCTTCTTAATTATCGTCGGCCGTCAGCAGTTCCACCGGACCCAGATCCATCAAACCACTCTTCACCGACACTTCCGGTCCGATAATAATAATTGTCCACTTATTAAAATCCAGGTCCTTCCGGGCGGCCTGCTTCAGGGCCGCAGGATCCACCGAATCAATCGTTTTCAGCATGGTTTCATTATAGTCAAACTTAAGTCCCAGGCCATACAGCCAGGTTAACTGCTTCAGGGTCGTTGACGGCGATTCGAAGTACATCGGTACCACCCCGCGGAAAAAATTCGCGGCCCCTTTCAGTTCCTGCGCCGGGATCCTGATATTCTTTATCTCTTCTATTATCCTCAGTGCCCCATGAACCGCATCGGGAGCCATATCATTGGCGGCGGCACCATGTATTTCCCAGACCCCGCCGCCTTTCAGCCAGTGAATCCGGGAACTTATGCCTGTGGCCAGATCCTGCTCCTTGACAAGACTTCGAAACAATCGCGAGATTTCGCCCGAACTGCCCAGAATATAATCAAGCAGGATAACCGCCGGGCTTTCGGAATCGTCGAGATGTCCTATTGGCCGCCCGATAACGAATTCCGTGCTGGGAGCTTCCGGGCTATCGATAATAAAGATGCGAAGAGTATCCTGATCAATGGGTATACTTACCGGAGAGGCATTTTTAACTTTTCCGGACCATTCCGAAAAAAGCGATTTTATTATTTTCTTAACCTCTTTACCATCAAAATCGCCGCCAACCGCCAGAATGGCGTTGTTCGGACGGAAATACCGCTCACGGAATTTCTTCACCAGATCGATATTGATACGTCGCAATCCGGAACGGGAGCCGCGAGGATTAAGGCCGTACCCTTCATCACCATATATCATCTCGAACAGAGTGTTGGTTAATCTATCCTCTGGTACGGAGTTGGACTGCATCAGCCGCGAAACCGCATTCCGTCGAAGACGGCTCAAATCAGCCTCCTCCGGTTCCGAACGAATAACCATCTCGGATAATGCGGCCAGGCCGAATTTTATATCCCGGGAAAGAAAATTCCCGGATATAACCGCACCGTCCCGATCAGCCGATGATTCCAGTATTCCTCCAACCGAATCCACCGCCTCGATCAGCAGGTCCCCGGGGTATTCGGACGTACCCTCCCTGAGTATCTGCACCGCCAGGTTGGCCAGACCGGAATATCTCGATGAATCGGCCTCGGAACCGATCCCGAATTGCAATCTGAAATCCACCAGAGGAAATCGATGATCTTCAACCATGACTACTTTTAAACCATTGGCCAGCGTAAATTCGGAATATTCCGGAATCAATCCGGCAAAACATGTCCCGACAGACAGAAGTCCGGTTGACAAAATTATGACAACCGATATGAAAACCTTATTCTTCATTGTTCTGTATGTTGCTCCCTTGCCCCCACCGGTGATTCAGCCGAGTAAAGCATGACACCCGTCCGATTCTCCCGTCCCAAATACCTGATGGCCGTCTCAAGGATATTCTCTTTGTTGACCGCCCGCACCTGCTTGACATATTTAACCGAGTAATCATGATCCCGGGCAATAATTTCATGAAAACCAATTATTCCGGCCGTCCGGTCTATATCTCTGATGGCCCGGTAATAATCCACCTCAATCCGGTTTTTCGCTCTCTCCAGTTCAGCATCGCTGACCAATTCGGTTTTCAATCGTTCGATTTCCCCGCAGATCTGTTTTTCCGCCTCATCCATCGGAGTATCATAATTGAGTATGGCATAAACATAGAACATTCCCGGATCCTCGGTTCGAAATACGCCTCCGCCGATATACATGGCCGACTTTTCCTCGACAATCATCTTCCGTTTCAACCGGGAGAATTCCCCGCCCGCCAGAATATAATTGATAAGGCCAAGTTTGGGAAAATCCTCATGAGTCGCTTCAGGTGCATGAAAACCCAGCAATATCGCCGGTATGCCCACAAATCCTTGAATTCGGGAGAATCGTTCGCCGATTTGATCCGGTTCGATTATTCTCCGGCGTTCCGGAACACCGTACGACACAATGGGTCCGAATAACTCCCTGACCCTGGTTGTCAGAGCCGCCAAATCGAAATCGCCGAAAACCACCAGGGTGGCGTTGGCCGGTTGAAAAAAACTCCGATAATAATTCTTGACATCCTCGATAGTAATACTGTTCACATCTCCGGGCCAGCCGAAAAAAGGATTGCGATAGGTGTGAGATTTATAGGCCAGGTTCATGAATTCTTCGTTGATATGGCCGTAAATGGAACTCTCTATATTGACCAGACGATCCCGTCTGAGAGCATCTTTGGCCAGCAGAAGATTCTCAATCGTAATGACAACATTCTGCATCCGGTCCGATTCCAGATAAAGCACCGTATCAAGAAGATTCGAGGGTATTTTGGTGACGAACCAGGTCAGGTCAAAATCCACTTCACTGCCGCTGAATCCGCCGCCCGATTGGATAATCCGGGTAAAATTGTCATGGTCATTTCTGGGGGTGCCATAGGCAATTATTTGGCGGCAAAGCTGGCTGATTCCGGTCCGACCGGGCATCTCATCCTTGATACCGACATGATAAATAAGAGCCACCGAGACCAGAGGCGTCGCCCGATCCTCGCAGGTAATTAATGTCAGGCCGTTGGGAAGAATCGTCTTGCCGACTTCCTGGCCGGCCGGAGAAACAACCGGCAAACCAGCAATTATAAGCAGGCCGCAAATTGTCAGCAGGTATTTTACAGTGCCGTTCATCAGCCCCAAATTAAAAAAAATATGCCATATTGGCAATAATTTTCCATGGCGTCGATATATGAAACGTGCTCTACCAATAAAGGTTTCATTCTTACCGGCAGTTAATCACATATTGGTATTCCGGGCAGGGAATCCCGGAAGTGGTTGCTTTATTTTATCAGGGATTCCTGTGAGCCGTTGACCAAACCGGCATAAAACGATGTGGCGTCGTTTCGGTTGCCTTTGCGATGACGGCCCTGTAGACCAAGGAAGTACTGGGTCAAATTGACTCTGGCCCCGATTTCAAAATTTTCATCATTATCCAGACTGGCATAAATTTCCGTTCCCTTGATGGGATAGATATTTATTCCGTAGTTATACGATGCCCCGGAAAGACTCTGGCCGGTTGAAAGACTTACCTCGATCGAAAGGGCGATCAGATTCCGGTCCATGATGTATGTCAGCGAATAAACCTGCTCGATATCGCTTTTTTCCCCCGCAACGCGACTTCTGTTTAAATTCGTAAATGTCGCCGCTATCGAGTATTTTGGATTCTCGCGAAGAATAAAACCGAGATTCCAGAGATGCTTTTTATGATACCCCTCCGGCCCCTCCGGGATATACAAATAGGAACCGCCAATATAGAAACCGTGACTCAGCTTCTGTCCCAACCCGAAGATATATTCGCGGTAATCATCTCCCAGAAAATGGCGCAGACGCCGATAGCCAATACCGATCCCCTCACCGGTGAGATTCAATCCCCAGTTATCGGCGAACTCCCCGTCGTAATACTCCCCTATGACCTGTGTGCAAATGGCGGTATATAATCCCAGTCCGGCCGGATTTATCCAGGTCGCTTCCGGACCGTTGACCATTGAAATGAACCGATGGTAATAGACTCCTTCGGGAAGAATCAGACGGTCAGCCGCAGTCGCCGGTGAAACAAATATACCGCCCCCCAGGATGGCGGCCATTAAGACTGCTATAATGCCTTTGAATCGTATCATCAGTTTAACGGACTCCTTCGATACTTATATCGGCATTACCGCCCAGATCAATCGTTATCTGCCCCTCACCATCACCGGATACCATTTCCAT
The Candidatus Zixiibacteriota bacterium DNA segment above includes these coding regions:
- a CDS encoding pilus assembly PilX N-terminal domain-containing protein gives rise to the protein MTLFRKMGENRGMAAFIALVIMVMLTLIGAAAIKLANDEISIAGNEMKEMGAFYSAEAGLDKVAASIQSQYESTGAPPTTLPSGSESLGNFSFAYNTVDNGAAVQRTLTQGTLAGLNALVKTYTITSTGISSLDQSQVTLTQEFECALVPLFQFAVFYGNDLEIAPGPDMSLIGRVHSNGNLWLQAGSNLYMDSYVTCSGNLLHGRKGAGGVDNGSVYIKDTDGNYQNMKNSDGTFLEATDSEWYDSASVRWDGRVQDAAFGQGQLNLPLTNAGDPHKLIERASGNPDSYENYADIKIIDGAVLAKVGTVWQDITSVLPSGTITSKTFYDGREGKTVHSTDVNMSLLATSSYYPTNGVIYASDQRSGTFNAIRLTNGSDVGTGMAIVSENPMYVAGNFNTVDKQPVSLAADAVTFLSNSWNDSKSTYSKSSRVASQTSVNASIMTGNTNSTSTNYNGGLENLPRFLETWSGVKFSWRGSLVNLWNSEQATGNWGGTYYDPPIRDWAYDTDLDDPSKLPPETPKARIFQRTRWQQSEVGYASE
- a CDS encoding insulinase family protein; translation: MKNKVFISVVIILSTGLLSVGTCFAGLIPEYSEFTLANGLKVVMVEDHRFPLVDFRLQFGIGSEADSSRYSGLANLAVQILREGTSEYPGDLLIEAVDSVGGILESSADRDGAVISGNFLSRDIKFGLAALSEMVIRSEPEEADLSRLRRNAVSRLMQSNSVPEDRLTNTLFEMIYGDEGYGLNPRGSRSGLRRINIDLVKKFRERYFRPNNAILAVGGDFDGKEVKKIIKSLFSEWSGKVKNASPVSIPIDQDTLRIFIIDSPEAPSTEFVIGRPIGHLDDSESPAVILLDYILGSSGEISRLFRSLVKEQDLATGISSRIHWLKGGGVWEIHGAAANDMAPDAVHGALRIIEEIKNIRIPAQELKGAANFFRGVVPMYFESPSTTLKQLTWLYGLGLKFDYNETMLKTIDSVDPAALKQAARKDLDFNKWTIIIIGPEVSVKSGLMDLGPVELLTADDN
- a CDS encoding insulinase family protein, which encodes MNGTVKYLLTICGLLIIAGLPVVSPAGQEVGKTILPNGLTLITCEDRATPLVSVALIYHVGIKDEMPGRTGISQLCRQIIAYGTPRNDHDNFTRIIQSGGGFSGSEVDFDLTWFVTKIPSNLLDTVLYLESDRMQNVVITIENLLLAKDALRRDRLVNIESSIYGHINEEFMNLAYKSHTYRNPFFGWPGDVNSITIEDVKNYYRSFFQPANATLVVFGDFDLAALTTRVRELFGPIVSYGVPERRRIIEPDQIGERFSRIQGFVGIPAILLGFHAPEATHEDFPKLGLINYILAGGEFSRLKRKMIVEEKSAMYIGGGVFRTEDPGMFYVYAILNYDTPMDEAEKQICGEIERLKTELVSDAELERAKNRIEVDYYRAIRDIDRTAGIIGFHEIIARDHDYSVKYVKQVRAVNKENILETAIRYLGRENRTGVMLYSAESPVGAREQHTEQ